A genome region from Leifsonia sp. Root112D2 includes the following:
- a CDS encoding glucose-1-phosphate adenylyltransferase produces the protein MVSTKIFGIVLAGGEGKRLMPLTGDRAKPAVPFGGQYRLIDFALSNLINSQLRQIVVLTQYKSHSLDRHVSQTWRLSGLLDSYVASVPAQQRLGKRWFSGSADAILQSLNLLRDEKPDIVVVVGADHVYRMDFAQMIESHIASGAAATVAAIRQPISLADQFGVIELDANDPNRIGAFLEKPQNPVGLADAPHEVLASMGNYVFDAQALIDAVIRDGDKPDSSHDMGGDIIPDFVARGEAGVYDFKNNDVPGSTDRDRYYWRDVGTIDSFFEAHQDLISALPIFNLYNREWPIFSQQLNSPPAKIVRDGRGDLGSTIDSIVSLGSVISGAHLERSVLGPWAKIESGSHLVDSVVFDRAVIEPNAYVGRAILDKDVVVEAGAKIGVDPARDLARGFTITESGITVVGKGVHVVP, from the coding sequence ATGGTATCGACAAAGATCTTCGGGATCGTCCTTGCAGGTGGCGAGGGAAAGCGTTTGATGCCGTTGACGGGCGACCGAGCGAAGCCGGCCGTGCCGTTCGGGGGGCAGTATCGCCTCATTGATTTCGCTCTCTCCAACCTGATCAACTCGCAACTGCGGCAGATTGTTGTGCTCACGCAGTACAAATCGCACAGCCTCGACAGGCACGTCTCGCAGACGTGGCGTCTCTCCGGTCTGCTCGATTCGTATGTGGCGTCGGTGCCCGCCCAGCAGAGACTCGGCAAACGCTGGTTCAGCGGTTCGGCGGATGCGATATTGCAGAGCCTCAACCTGCTGCGTGACGAGAAGCCCGACATCGTTGTCGTGGTCGGCGCCGATCACGTGTACCGCATGGATTTCGCCCAGATGATCGAGTCCCACATCGCCTCCGGTGCAGCGGCAACGGTGGCCGCCATTCGCCAGCCGATTTCCCTCGCCGACCAGTTCGGTGTGATCGAGCTCGACGCCAACGACCCGAACCGTATCGGTGCATTCCTCGAGAAGCCCCAGAATCCCGTCGGGCTGGCGGATGCTCCGCACGAGGTGCTCGCCTCGATGGGCAACTACGTCTTCGACGCGCAGGCGCTCATCGACGCCGTCATCCGCGACGGCGACAAGCCCGATTCGAGCCATGACATGGGCGGCGACATCATTCCGGACTTCGTGGCCCGGGGCGAGGCGGGAGTCTACGACTTCAAGAACAATGACGTGCCGGGTTCGACCGACCGCGACCGCTACTACTGGCGGGATGTGGGAACCATCGACTCGTTCTTCGAGGCGCACCAGGATCTGATCTCGGCACTGCCGATCTTCAACCTCTACAACCGCGAATGGCCGATCTTCAGCCAACAGCTGAACTCCCCGCCGGCCAAGATCGTTCGGGATGGCCGAGGGGATCTCGGCAGCACCATCGATTCGATCGTCTCGCTCGGCTCGGTCATCTCCGGTGCACACCTGGAACGCAGTGTGCTCGGGCCCTGGGCGAAGATCGAGTCGGGTTCGCATCTGGTCGATTCAGTCGTGTTCGATCGTGCCGTCATCGAGCCGAACGCCTATGTGGGCCGGGCTATTCTGGACAAGGACGTCGTGGTGGAGGCAGGAGCCAAAATCGGTGTCGACCCCGCCCGCGACCTCGCCAGAGGCTTCACCATCACCGAATCCGGCATCACCGTTGTCGGCAAGGGAGTTCACGTCGTTCCATGA
- a CDS encoding alpha/beta fold hydrolase has product MIVSSPYAAALDRIPVREFSHDILGSQTHYWQYGDASAATTIVMVHGFRGDHHGLEPVVAALGDAPGTPRLRMISPDLPGFGASEPLVGIRHDIEGYGRWLRAFVARLEIGGRLVILGHSFGSIVVSAALAEQSIAADDTALRPERVVLVNPIAAPALQGPRGILTRLAVFYYWLGARLPERLGFAVLRNKLVVRIMSVAMAKTRDKALRRWIHNQHDRYFSAFSDRDVVLEAFQASVSNDVSEFAARIGQKTLLIAAEKDDITPVAAQEKLLTLFPDATLHVIAAVGHLIHYEVPAEAARLIAAFLAEGEPA; this is encoded by the coding sequence ATGATCGTTTCCTCGCCGTACGCCGCCGCACTCGACCGCATTCCGGTGCGGGAGTTCAGCCACGACATCCTGGGCTCTCAGACGCACTACTGGCAGTACGGCGATGCGTCCGCTGCCACGACCATCGTCATGGTGCACGGCTTTCGCGGCGACCACCACGGGCTCGAGCCGGTCGTCGCGGCTCTCGGCGACGCCCCAGGCACCCCTCGGTTGCGGATGATCTCTCCCGATCTTCCCGGGTTCGGCGCGTCCGAGCCGCTGGTCGGCATTCGTCACGATATCGAGGGCTACGGGCGCTGGCTGCGCGCATTCGTGGCGAGGCTCGAGATAGGCGGCAGGCTCGTCATCCTCGGGCATTCCTTCGGCTCGATAGTGGTCTCTGCCGCACTGGCGGAGCAGAGCATTGCGGCCGACGATACGGCGCTGCGGCCCGAGCGCGTTGTGCTGGTGAACCCGATAGCGGCGCCGGCGCTGCAGGGGCCGCGCGGCATCCTCACCCGCCTTGCCGTGTTCTACTACTGGCTCGGTGCACGGCTGCCCGAACGCCTCGGCTTCGCCGTGCTGCGCAACAAACTCGTGGTGCGCATCATGAGCGTGGCGATGGCCAAGACGCGCGACAAGGCGCTTCGCCGGTGGATTCACAACCAGCACGACCGCTACTTCAGTGCGTTCTCGGATCGTGACGTGGTGCTCGAGGCGTTTCAGGCATCCGTCAGCAACGATGTGAGCGAGTTCGCGGCGCGCATCGGGCAGAAGACCCTGCTCATTGCCGCCGAGAAAGACGACATCACGCCGGTGGCCGCACAGGAGAAGCTGCTGACGCTGTTCCCGGATGCGACGCTGCACGTGATTGCCGCCGTCGGCCATCTGATCCACTACGAGGTTCCTGCCGAGGCTGCCAGGCTCATCGCCGCGTTCCTCGCGGAGGGGGAACCTGCGTGA
- a CDS encoding ABC transporter ATP-binding protein has protein sequence MSSVLKLSGVSVVRSGNTILDSVDWSVDSEQRWVILGPNGAGKTTLLQIASASMHPTKGSAEILDVPLGSGDVFELRPRIGYASSALSRKVPRTETVLDVVLTAAYAVTGRWNEEYEEIDTRRARRVLAEWKLEHLADRHFGTLSDGEQKRVLIARSVMTDPEVLLLDEPAASLDLGGREELLQLLGGYASDPRSPAIVMVTHHVEEIPRGFTHVLLLGDGGVVASGSLEEALTAERLSETFGIDIDLTENDGRYTARARQ, from the coding sequence ATGTCCAGCGTTCTCAAGCTCAGTGGTGTGTCGGTCGTTCGCAGTGGGAACACTATTCTCGATTCCGTCGATTGGAGCGTCGACTCCGAACAACGCTGGGTGATCCTCGGGCCGAACGGCGCCGGAAAGACCACGCTTCTGCAGATCGCCTCGGCGAGCATGCACCCCACAAAGGGCTCCGCCGAGATTCTGGATGTTCCGCTCGGCTCCGGCGACGTGTTCGAGCTGCGTCCGCGCATCGGCTACGCCTCGAGCGCGCTCTCCAGGAAGGTGCCGCGCACTGAGACGGTGCTCGACGTCGTGCTCACCGCCGCGTACGCCGTGACCGGCCGCTGGAATGAAGAGTACGAGGAGATCGACACCCGACGGGCCCGCCGTGTTCTTGCCGAGTGGAAGCTCGAACACCTCGCCGACAGGCACTTCGGAACGCTCAGCGACGGGGAGCAGAAACGGGTGCTCATCGCCCGCTCGGTCATGACAGACCCGGAGGTACTGCTGCTCGACGAGCCCGCCGCGAGCCTCGACCTCGGTGGCCGCGAGGAGTTGCTGCAGCTGCTCGGCGGCTACGCCAGCGACCCGAGGTCGCCGGCCATCGTGATGGTGACCCACCACGTGGAGGAAATCCCCCGCGGCTTCACCCACGTGCTGCTGCTCGGCGACGGTGGGGTAGTGGCATCCGGTTCGCTTGAGGAAGCGCTCACGGCCGAACGGCTCAGCGAAACCTTCGGCATCGACATCGACCTCACCGAGAACGACGGCCGGTACACGGCACGCGCGCGGCAGTAG
- a CDS encoding histidine phosphatase family protein: MTRLALVRHGQTDWNLQKRIQGSSDIPLNDTGREQARATGALLAGRAWDAAYASPLGRAMETARVIAAATGLGEPGPIAGVTERAYGEAEGLTSEEILSRFPEGVEIPGQESRAEVVSRALPALERLAQANPGRSLIVVSHGGVISSLVRHVTDHALPGPGQLIANGSVHEFVYRDGRLQLDRFNQSPDDRDLLTSAVQ; the protein is encoded by the coding sequence GTGACCAGGCTCGCCCTCGTACGCCACGGACAGACCGACTGGAACCTGCAGAAGCGCATTCAGGGGTCCAGTGACATTCCGCTGAACGACACGGGTCGCGAGCAGGCCCGTGCGACGGGCGCGTTGCTTGCCGGGCGAGCCTGGGATGCCGCATACGCGAGTCCGCTCGGCCGGGCCATGGAGACCGCGCGCGTGATAGCGGCGGCGACAGGACTGGGCGAACCCGGGCCGATTGCAGGGGTCACCGAGCGCGCGTATGGCGAGGCGGAAGGACTGACGAGCGAGGAGATCCTCTCCCGCTTTCCCGAGGGCGTCGAGATTCCGGGGCAGGAATCGCGGGCCGAGGTCGTGAGCCGGGCACTGCCCGCGCTGGAGCGGCTGGCCCAGGCGAACCCCGGTCGCTCACTCATCGTCGTCAGCCACGGCGGCGTGATCAGCTCGCTCGTGCGCCACGTCACCGATCACGCCCTGCCCGGGCCGGGCCAGTTGATAGCGAACGGCTCCGTGCACGAGTTCGTCTACCGCGACGGGCGCCTTCAGCTCGACCGCTTCAACCAGTCCCCCGACGATCGCGACCTGCTCACCTCGGCGGTGCAGTAG
- a CDS encoding Sir2 family NAD-dependent protein deacetylase, with protein MAPVAPEIDVATAALERELDAAADALRARRVVVLTGAGVSTDSGIPDYRGEGAPKRTPMTIQQFLGDVEFQKRYWAGSHLGWRRFRAAEPNAGHLVLAELEREGFVTGIATQNVDGLHSRAGSGRIVDLHGSMDRVQCLDCGQVYAREDISVTIEGANPWLQRPDAVTIAPDGDAEIEDASRFVLPVCTVCGGRLKPDVVFFGEFIPQQKFREATALVRASDAMLIAGSSLVVNSGIRLVEQARRRKLPIVIVNRGATRADARATVKLDAGTSPTLRALAARLRA; from the coding sequence ATGGCACCGGTTGCGCCAGAGATTGATGTGGCCACGGCCGCGCTCGAGCGTGAGCTCGACGCCGCGGCCGACGCCCTGCGCGCCCGTCGGGTTGTCGTGCTCACCGGCGCCGGAGTCAGCACCGACTCGGGCATTCCGGACTACCGCGGCGAGGGCGCGCCGAAGCGCACGCCCATGACCATTCAGCAGTTTCTGGGCGATGTCGAGTTTCAGAAGCGGTACTGGGCCGGCAGCCACCTCGGCTGGCGGCGTTTTCGTGCCGCGGAACCCAACGCCGGTCACCTCGTACTCGCCGAGCTCGAGCGGGAGGGCTTCGTCACGGGTATCGCCACCCAGAATGTCGACGGTCTGCACTCCCGTGCCGGCTCGGGGCGCATCGTCGACCTGCACGGTTCCATGGATCGCGTGCAATGCCTCGACTGTGGGCAGGTCTACGCCCGCGAAGACATTTCTGTGACCATCGAGGGCGCGAACCCGTGGCTGCAGCGACCGGATGCCGTCACCATCGCCCCCGACGGCGACGCCGAGATCGAGGACGCCTCGCGTTTCGTGCTGCCCGTGTGCACGGTGTGCGGCGGACGGCTGAAGCCGGATGTGGTCTTCTTCGGCGAGTTCATTCCCCAGCAGAAGTTTCGGGAGGCGACGGCGCTGGTGCGCGCATCCGACGCCATGCTCATCGCCGGATCGTCGCTCGTGGTCAACTCGGGCATCCGGCTGGTGGAGCAGGCCCGGCGCCGCAAGCTGCCGATCGTCATCGTGAACAGGGGCGCGACGCGGGCGGATGCGCGGGCGACGGTTAAGCTGGATGCCGGAACATCCCCGACGCTTCGTGCGCTCGCCGCGCGACTCCGCGCATAA
- a CDS encoding TrmH family RNA methyltransferase — protein MRITSLDDDTVADGSGTGRGIADYSRLTDVALRRVTEPAGGLYIAESTKVISRALAAGHRPRSVLLQEQWLGDVERMLAGVPDTAQLPVYVGDAALLEQLTGYNLHRGALAAMHRPALPTVPELLTGARRVVVLEDIVDHTNVGAIFRAVAGLGADAVLVSPRCADPLYRRSVRVSMGTVLQVPWTRLPEWSEAKPMLAEAGFHIAALALADDAVDLDAFAAHAPERLAIAFGAEGDGLSRHALAAADTIVRIPMLHGVDSLNVASASAVALWALRAR, from the coding sequence ATCAGAATCACCTCGCTCGATGACGACACCGTTGCTGACGGCTCCGGCACCGGTCGCGGCATCGCCGATTACTCCCGGCTGACGGATGTCGCGCTGCGCCGTGTCACCGAGCCGGCTGGCGGGCTCTACATCGCGGAATCCACCAAGGTGATCTCGCGCGCCCTGGCCGCGGGTCACCGGCCACGCTCGGTGCTGCTGCAGGAGCAGTGGCTCGGCGATGTGGAACGGATGCTCGCCGGGGTGCCGGATACCGCACAGTTGCCGGTCTATGTCGGCGATGCCGCGCTGCTCGAACAGCTCACCGGCTACAACCTGCACCGCGGCGCACTCGCCGCCATGCATCGCCCGGCGCTGCCGACCGTACCCGAGTTACTGACCGGCGCCCGTCGCGTGGTGGTGCTGGAGGACATCGTGGATCACACCAATGTGGGAGCCATCTTCCGCGCCGTCGCCGGGCTCGGTGCGGATGCCGTGCTCGTGAGCCCGCGCTGTGCCGATCCGCTCTATCGCCGCAGCGTTCGAGTGAGCATGGGCACGGTGCTGCAGGTGCCATGGACCCGCTTGCCCGAATGGTCTGAGGCGAAGCCCATGCTCGCCGAGGCCGGCTTTCATATCGCGGCCCTGGCGCTGGCAGACGATGCCGTCGATCTCGACGCCTTCGCGGCCCATGCGCCCGAACGTCTGGCCATTGCGTTCGGTGCCGAGGGCGACGGCCTCAGCCGGCACGCCCTGGCCGCCGCAGACACGATCGTGAGAATTCCCATGCTGCACGGCGTCGATTCGCTCAACGTAGCCTCGGCGAGCGCGGTGGCACTCTGGGCGCTCCGGGCGCGCTGA
- the treS gene encoding maltose alpha-D-glucosyltransferase has translation MSFTAPIQLPGLTLDPHWYRRAVFYEVMVRSFVDSNGDGSGDLQGLVSKLDYLQWLGIDALWLPPFFTSPLRDGGYDVADYRAILPEFGTIDEFKDLVTKAHERNMRVIIDLPLNHTSDQHEWFQQSRQDPDGPYGDFYVWSDTDEKWPDIRIIFTDTEDSNWAFDSERRQFFFHRFFSHQPDLNFENPAVHEAVFEIVRFWLDMGVDGFRLDAIPYLYESDEGNGEGEPPTHEFIKTLRAMVDKDYPGRVMIAEANQWPREVAAFFGSEEEPECHMAFDFPVMPRIFYSLRSQQAGELVRVLSETTDIPHGAGWGVFLRNHDELTLEMVSEEYRQAMYGWYAYDPRMRANIGIRRRLAPLLDNSRAEMELAHALLFSLPGSPFLYYGDEIGMGDNIWLPDRDSSRTPMQWTPDRNAGFSSADPGKLYLPVVQSLVYHFNQVNVESQLAQSRSLLHWIRNVIYVRKAHPVFGLGSIQVLSSDHESVLAFVRSYEGSGSQFGDQPEHVLCVFSFAHNPISVTFDAPEFAGSSLFDLFGGGQFPSIADDGRFTLTLGTQSFYWLHISPSS, from the coding sequence GTGAGTTTCACCGCACCCATCCAGCTGCCCGGGCTCACCCTCGATCCGCATTGGTACAGGCGCGCCGTCTTCTACGAGGTGATGGTGCGCTCGTTCGTCGACTCGAACGGCGACGGTTCCGGCGATCTGCAGGGCCTGGTCTCCAAGCTCGACTATCTGCAGTGGCTCGGCATCGACGCGCTCTGGCTACCCCCGTTCTTCACCTCGCCGTTGCGCGACGGTGGCTATGACGTTGCCGACTACCGCGCGATCCTGCCCGAATTCGGCACCATCGACGAATTCAAAGACCTGGTCACGAAGGCGCACGAGCGCAACATGCGCGTGATCATCGATCTTCCGCTCAACCACACCAGTGACCAGCACGAGTGGTTTCAGCAGTCCCGTCAGGATCCGGATGGTCCATACGGTGATTTCTATGTGTGGAGCGACACGGATGAGAAGTGGCCCGACATCCGCATCATCTTCACCGACACGGAGGACTCGAACTGGGCCTTCGATTCGGAACGCCGGCAGTTCTTCTTTCACCGCTTCTTCTCGCACCAGCCCGATCTGAACTTTGAGAACCCCGCCGTGCACGAGGCGGTGTTCGAGATCGTGCGGTTCTGGCTCGACATGGGCGTAGACGGCTTTCGACTGGATGCGATTCCGTACCTGTACGAGTCCGACGAGGGCAACGGCGAGGGTGAGCCCCCCACGCACGAATTCATCAAGACTCTGCGCGCCATGGTCGACAAGGACTACCCCGGCCGGGTGATGATCGCCGAGGCCAACCAGTGGCCGCGTGAGGTCGCGGCATTCTTCGGCAGCGAGGAAGAGCCCGAGTGCCACATGGCATTCGACTTTCCCGTGATGCCCCGCATTTTCTATTCGCTGCGCTCGCAGCAGGCCGGCGAACTCGTGCGGGTGCTCTCCGAGACCACGGACATTCCGCACGGCGCCGGCTGGGGCGTGTTTTTGCGCAACCACGATGAACTGACCCTCGAGATGGTCAGCGAGGAATACCGACAGGCCATGTACGGCTGGTACGCCTACGACCCGCGGATGCGTGCCAACATCGGAATCCGGCGCCGTCTCGCCCCCCTGCTCGACAACTCCCGCGCCGAGATGGAGCTCGCCCACGCGCTGCTCTTCTCGCTGCCGGGCAGCCCGTTCCTGTACTACGGTGACGAGATAGGCATGGGTGACAACATCTGGCTGCCCGATCGTGACTCGTCGCGCACGCCTATGCAGTGGACACCGGACCGCAACGCAGGATTCTCCAGTGCCGATCCCGGCAAGCTCTACCTGCCCGTCGTGCAGTCGCTGGTCTATCACTTCAACCAGGTGAATGTGGAGTCGCAACTGGCGCAGTCGCGCTCGCTGCTGCACTGGATTCGCAATGTGATCTACGTGCGCAAGGCTCACCCGGTCTTCGGACTCGGCTCGATCCAGGTGCTCTCAAGTGATCATGAGTCCGTGCTGGCGTTCGTGCGCTCCTATGAGGGCAGCGGCAGCCAGTTCGGGGATCAGCCCGAGCATGTGCTGTGCGTGTTCAGCTTCGCGCACAACCCCATCTCGGTCACCTTCGACGCCCCCGAATTCGCCGGCTCGAGTCTCTTCGACCTGTTCGGCGGTGGCCAGTTCCCGTCTATCGCCGACGATGGGCGGTTCACGCTGACGCTCGGCACGCAGAGCTTCTATTGGCTGCACATCTCCCCCAGTTCCTGA
- a CDS encoding glycosyltransferase family 4 protein: MRIVFDARYTRIGRHDGISRYTAGLLTELGRLHPVTMLVSDHRQLEMLPDLPWQLVSSPTSAREPLVAHQVNKLRPDVVFTPMQTMGSWGRNYRLVLTVHDLIYYRNRTPPRDLPAPIRLLWRLYHLSWWPQRMLLNRADAVVTVSQTTRDLIARHKLTRRPVHVVTNAADAVAAIPADAEPRTEPARRSLVYMGSFMPYKNVDTLVRAAALLPGYELHLMSRAGEKEQARLQSLAPDARLVFHEGASDEEYAQTLREATALVTLSHDEGFGIPLVESMSLGTPVIVSDIPIFREIGGEAALYVRTDDAEALAAAVTSLEEPGAWAARSTASVREAARFTWEASARHLLTVLTATAARTKRRLR; this comes from the coding sequence GTGAGAATCGTCTTCGACGCCCGCTACACCCGCATCGGCAGGCACGACGGCATCAGCCGGTACACGGCCGGGCTGCTCACGGAGCTCGGCAGGCTGCATCCGGTCACCATGCTCGTCAGCGATCATCGGCAGTTGGAGATGCTGCCGGATCTGCCCTGGCAACTCGTCTCGTCGCCCACCAGCGCCCGGGAGCCGCTCGTGGCGCACCAGGTGAACAAGCTACGCCCCGACGTCGTCTTCACTCCCATGCAGACCATGGGATCGTGGGGCCGCAACTATCGGCTCGTGCTCACGGTGCACGACCTCATCTACTACCGCAATCGCACGCCACCGCGTGATCTGCCTGCCCCGATCCGACTGCTCTGGCGCCTTTACCACCTCTCCTGGTGGCCGCAACGCATGCTGCTCAACCGGGCGGATGCCGTCGTGACGGTGTCGCAGACCACCCGCGATCTCATCGCGCGGCACAAGCTCACCCGCCGGCCGGTGCACGTGGTCACCAACGCGGCCGATGCCGTCGCCGCGATTCCGGCGGATGCAGAGCCACGCACGGAGCCGGCCCGCCGCAGCCTGGTCTACATGGGCTCGTTCATGCCGTACAAGAACGTGGACACGCTCGTGAGGGCGGCGGCGCTGCTGCCCGGCTATGAACTGCACCTCATGAGCAGGGCCGGCGAGAAGGAGCAGGCGCGGCTGCAGTCACTGGCTCCGGATGCCCGCCTCGTCTTTCACGAGGGAGCCAGCGACGAGGAGTACGCGCAGACGCTGCGCGAGGCGACCGCGCTGGTCACGCTCTCGCACGACGAGGGCTTCGGCATCCCACTCGTGGAGTCGATGAGTCTCGGTACCCCTGTGATCGTCAGCGACATTCCCATCTTCCGCGAGATCGGGGGAGAGGCGGCACTGTACGTCAGGACCGACGACGCCGAAGCGCTGGCCGCCGCCGTCACGTCCCTCGAAGAACCCGGTGCATGGGCCGCGCGCTCGACCGCCTCGGTGCGCGAGGCGGCGCGCTTCACCTGGGAGGCATCCGCGCGGCATCTGCTCACGGTGCTCACGGCGACAGCCGCCCGCACGAAGCGCCGCCTGCGCTGA
- a CDS encoding 3'-5' exonuclease, with product MSNWQDELGVFDLETTGIDVESARIVSAHVGVIGADGAVLSRLDWLLDPGVEIPAQATAVHGITTQRARSEGRTAAEGVAEIVAAIRTLLERDIPVVAYNAAYDLTLLNREAQRHGIAPLIDPSPVVDPLVIDKAVDKYRKGKRTLEVTSEFYGVSLTGAHDAGADAIAAGRVAQALARAYPAVLDIEAGELHALQVGWCSEQAADFQSYMRRMKDPDFTTSGAWPVR from the coding sequence ATGAGCAATTGGCAGGATGAACTCGGTGTTTTCGATCTCGAGACGACGGGAATCGACGTGGAGAGCGCGCGCATCGTCTCCGCCCACGTCGGCGTGATAGGCGCAGACGGCGCCGTGCTCTCGCGTCTCGACTGGCTGCTCGATCCCGGCGTGGAGATTCCGGCGCAGGCCACCGCCGTGCACGGCATCACGACGCAGCGGGCGCGCTCCGAGGGCCGCACTGCCGCCGAGGGCGTGGCGGAGATCGTCGCCGCCATTCGTACGCTGCTCGAGCGCGACATTCCGGTCGTGGCATACAACGCAGCGTATGACCTCACCCTGCTGAACCGGGAGGCCCAGCGGCACGGCATCGCGCCGCTCATCGACCCGTCCCCGGTCGTCGACCCGCTCGTCATCGACAAGGCCGTCGACAAGTACCGCAAGGGTAAGCGCACCCTCGAGGTCACGAGCGAGTTCTACGGCGTCAGCCTCACCGGGGCGCACGATGCGGGGGCGGATGCCATCGCGGCCGGTCGCGTCGCGCAGGCTCTCGCGCGTGCATACCCGGCCGTGCTCGACATCGAGGCGGGTGAGCTGCACGCACTCCAGGTGGGCTGGTGCAGCGAACAGGCCGCCGACTTCCAGTCGTACATGCGCCGCATGAAAGACCCGGACTTCACGACATCGGGAGCGTGGCCGGTGCGCTGA
- a CDS encoding type B 50S ribosomal protein L31, which produces MKSDIHPVYAPVVFRDLASGATFLTRSTVSSDKTIEWEDGTTYPVIDVEISSASHPFYTGKQRIMDSAGRVEKFNQRFKGFGK; this is translated from the coding sequence ATGAAGTCTGACATTCACCCCGTATACGCTCCGGTGGTTTTCCGCGACCTGGCCTCGGGCGCGACGTTCCTCACCCGTTCCACGGTGTCGAGCGACAAGACCATCGAGTGGGAAGACGGCACCACCTACCCCGTCATCGACGTGGAGATCTCTTCCGCCTCGCACCCGTTCTACACGGGCAAGCAGCGCATCATGGACTCGGCCGGTCGCGTCGAGAAGTTCAACCAGCGCTTCAAGGGCTTCGGCAAGTAG
- the glgA gene encoding glycogen synthase, translating into MRVDLFSREYPPEVYGGAGVHVAELVRALRRDLEVRVRCFGSERQESDTWAYGVPAELTKANGAIATLGVDLSMAQDAAGTDLVHSHTWYANGAGHLAKLLHGVPHVVTAHSLEPLRPWKAEQLGGGYRVSSWIERTAFEAADAVIAVSDGMRRDILRSYPELDASRVHVVYNGIDLTRWTRSEDRDLARSLGVDPDRPAVVFVGRITRQKGLPYLLRAAKLLPPDTQLVLCAGAPDTQEIMDEVTGLVRELQGEREGVVWLDRLLSQGELTAVLSASTVFVCPSVYEPLGIVNLEAMACGLPVVGTATGGIPEVVDDGVTGRLVPIEQSDDGTGTPLDAERFVTDLAATLTEVLSDPDKARIMGAAGHRRAESEFSWEKIAAETRSIYRSVVG; encoded by the coding sequence ATGCGAGTCGATCTCTTCTCCCGTGAATATCCGCCGGAGGTCTACGGCGGTGCCGGGGTACATGTTGCCGAATTGGTGCGCGCGCTGCGCCGTGATCTCGAGGTACGCGTGCGGTGCTTCGGCTCCGAGCGCCAGGAGAGCGATACCTGGGCATATGGTGTTCCGGCGGAACTGACGAAGGCGAACGGCGCAATCGCCACGCTCGGCGTAGATCTCTCCATGGCCCAGGACGCTGCAGGCACCGATCTGGTGCATTCGCACACGTGGTACGCCAACGGTGCCGGTCATCTCGCCAAGCTGCTGCACGGCGTGCCTCACGTGGTCACGGCGCACAGCCTCGAGCCGTTGCGCCCCTGGAAGGCCGAGCAGCTCGGCGGCGGCTACCGCGTCTCCAGCTGGATCGAGCGCACGGCGTTCGAGGCAGCGGATGCCGTGATCGCCGTCAGTGACGGCATGCGTCGCGACATCCTGCGCAGCTATCCCGAGTTGGATGCCTCGCGCGTACATGTCGTCTACAACGGCATCGACCTTACGAGGTGGACCCGCTCGGAGGACAGGGATCTCGCGCGGTCGCTCGGCGTCGATCCCGACCGCCCTGCCGTCGTCTTCGTCGGCCGCATCACCCGGCAGAAGGGGCTGCCGTACCTGCTGCGGGCCGCCAAACTCCTGCCTCCCGACACGCAACTCGTACTCTGCGCCGGCGCGCCCGACACGCAGGAGATCATGGACGAGGTCACCGGCCTCGTGCGCGAACTGCAGGGTGAGCGCGAGGGTGTCGTGTGGCTGGACCGCCTGCTCTCGCAGGGGGAGCTGACGGCCGTACTGAGCGCATCCACGGTCTTCGTGTGTCCCTCGGTCTACGAGCCGCTGGGCATCGTGAATCTCGAGGCCATGGCCTGCGGACTTCCGGTCGTCGGCACCGCGACGGGCGGCATTCCCGAGGTGGTCGACGACGGCGTCACCGGGCGCCTCGTTCCGATTGAGCAGAGCGATGACGGCACCGGAACCCCGCTCGATGCCGAGCGCTTCGTCACCGATCTTGCTGCCACGCTCACCGAGGTGCTCTCAGACCCCGACAAGGCCAGAATCATGGGCGCTGCGGGGCACCGGCGCGCCGAGAGCGAGTTCAGCTGGGAGAAGATCGCCGCCGAGACACGGTCGATCTATCGGTCAGTAGTGGGCTGA